ACAGGTGGTCTTGATGTAAACAAAGACCCTCTAATGTACCTGAAGGAGATGATTAAATATTATCATCCCTGGTTAATATTCTTTATAATCGGGATACCCGTGTTATTGAAAAAGCTGAAGGAAGAATATTACTGGTTTGTTTTTCTGGCTATCCTGATAATGTTTGTACCCCTTCAGCTGTCAAAAGGAAAGGCATCACGGTATTTGATAATGGTTACACCTTTTCTTTCAGTAATTGTATCCATTGGTATCCTTCGCTTCAGCAAAGTCAAGAATTTCTTTAAAGGATTTGCAGTTTATACCACATTGCCACTCTTTATTTTTTTCTGGCTCACTCCTGTACGGGTAAATCCAGAAAAATTTCATGTCATTCATCTGGCAGAGAGGATAAGCAAGGGAACAAATGTGGATTATACTAATCCCTTAGCTTTTCTGAAATCAGGAAGGGCAGTAAAGGAAGGAAAGTTACAGTTTGTGGAATGGACCCCTTTTGAAACTGAACTTGAATACCGCCTTGCCTACTACTTTTACTTATCCGACTCTTTTGAACATTGGAGTAACACGAGGTTCTTAAAATGGACTGAGGAAGGCAAAACGCCAATTCTATTGTTGACCCACCCATCTGCTTTAAAAGAGTTGCCCGATGAGACAGTTAGATGGGTTGAGATCGATGCAGATAGGTATCATGTCCTTTTGACAGGGGTCAGGAAATGAAGGCCTCTACAATTATCCGTACCTGTAACCAGACTTGCAGGAATTCTGACAACCATATTGTCTCTGGTTCCGGCTCATACGTTTCGGCAACAGTATATATGCCTGCTATATACTAAGACGCTCCTTCTTTTTTTAATACAACCCTTGTTGTTTTTATCAGTATAACAATATCCAGCCAGAGATTCCAGTTTCTTACATACCATGTGTCAAGGGATACACGGTATTTATAAGAAGTGTTGCTCCTGCCGCTTACCTGCCATAGTCCTGTTATGCCGGGCGGTACGCTATAGTAGAACTCGGCGTTTTCTTTATAGTATTTTTCAATCTCTTCCTGAACAACAGGTCTTGGTCCCACAAGGCTCATCTCTCCCTTCAATACATTGAATATCTGCGGGAGTTCATCGAGAGAGGTCTTTCTGAGAAAATTACCAAGCCCTGTTACCCTCGGATCGTTCCTGAGTTTCCAGTATTCCTTCCACTCAGCCCTTGCGACTGAGTCAGTTTCAAGGATATGCCTCAATCGTTCCTCTGCATCCTGATACATTGTCCTGAATTTATAACACATGAAAGGCCTGCCACTTCTACCTATCCTCTCCTGTTTAAATATGGCAGGCCCTTTTGATGTTATTCTT
This genomic interval from Nitrospirota bacterium contains the following:
- a CDS encoding glycosyltransferase family 39 protein, which produces MLDGQPYLNKPPLYFWLVSVSFKVFGTNFYATKIPSLFFAVISVFFLYWIVYRWFKDRDIAFFTAFSFETTRWIVRNFTTNRPESLLVFSILLGCYALILINEKDRKGPYLFGISFAIGFMTKLFFALFLPAIVLMYGLTTKKIYDWLKWSHVYFGALLGIILSSIWFIYFETKHPGYMKYLFNQQTLQRFTGGLDVNKDPLMYLKEMIKYYHPWLIFFIIGIPVLLKKLKEEYYWFVFLAILIMFVPLQLSKGKASRYLIMVTPFLSVIVSIGILRFSKVKNFFKGFAVYTTLPLFIFFWLTPVRVNPEKFHVIHLAERISKGTNVDYTNPLAFLKSGRAVKEGKLQFVEWTPFETELEYRLAYYFYLSDSFEHWSNTRFLKWTEEGKTPILLLTHPSALKELPDETVRWVEIDADRYHVLLTGVRK